In the genome of Deinococcus planocerae, the window TTGTACTGGATCGTGCCTCTGGCCCTGCTGCTGGGCGTGATCGCCTTCGTGCTCGGCGGTGGGATGGAGCTGGCCCTCGTCACCTTCGGGCTGGCGCTGGTGATCTCCGTGCTGGCGGTGGCGCTCGACTCGGTGCGGCGCCACTCGGGCGACCCGGAGGCGCAGACCTTCCTCGGCTCCTGACGACGGGGGCAGGCGCGGGGGTTGAGGGCCCCTTCACCTGCCCCCTTGGCCGTGTCCGGGCGTGTTAGCGTTCGCGGATGACGCAGAACGATTCGGGTGCCGCCGCGAAAAGCGCCTTCGTGACCGGGGCGAGCAAGGGCATCGGGCTCGCGGTGGCGCGGGCCCTGGCGGAAGCGGGGTACGGGGTCACCCTGACGAGCCGCAAGGCAGACGAGGTGGAGGCCGCCGCGCGGGGGATCGGGAAGGGCGCGCGGGGCGTCGTCTGTGACGTGCGCGACCCCCAGGCCCTCCAGCGTGAGGTGGACGCCCACGTCGAGGCCTTCGGCGGGCTCGACGTGCTCTTCGTGAACGCGGGGGTCGGCCACTTCGCCAACGTCGCCGATCTCAGCATCGAGCAGTGGCAGGACGTGATCGACACCAACCTCAGCGGCGCCTTCTACACCGTCAAGGCGGCGATTCCGGCTCTCAAGCGGCGAGGTGGCTACATCTTCACGCTCTCTAGCCTGGCGGGGAGGAACCCTTTCGCGGGCGGCGGCGCGTACAACGCGAGCAAGTTCGGGCTCAACGGCCTCTCGGAGGTCCTGACCCTCGACCTGCGCGGGCACGACATCAAGGTCACGCAGATCATGCCGGGCAGCGTCGCCACCCATTTCGCCGGGCACACGCCGAGCGAGGCGGACGCCTGGAAGATCCAGCCCGAGGACATCGCCCAGCTCACCCTCGACCTGCTGGAGATGCCCGCGCGCACCCTGCCCAGCCGCGTCGAGGTGCGCCCGAGCAGGCCGCCGCAGAAGTGACGGGTTGAAGACGGGCAAAGGGAAGGGGCCGCGCGAGGAGATCGGGCGGCCCCTCCGACTCGACCCCCCGGTGCCTCAGTCGAACTTCACCTCGACCGGGGCGGGCAGGTTCAGCCCCTGGAGCTGCGGCACGATCTTTGCCCGGTCCCCGACGAGGACGAGCACGCCCTGCTCGTAGGGGAGGGCGGCGGGGGCGAGGCGGTTGAGGTCGGCGGTGCCGAAGCGCGAGAGCTGCTCCAGCTCCTGCCCCAGGGCGGAGAAGGGCTTGCCCTGCGTGTAGAGCCCGGCGGCGGTGCCCACCAGCCCCTCCAGCGTGCCGAGGGAGGCCACCGTGTCGGCCCGGCGGGTGGCGGCGGTCTTGGCGGCCTCGTCGGCGGTCACGTCGCCCCGGCGCAACCGGGCGAACTCGTTGAGGAATTCGCGGACGGCGGGCCCGGTCACGCCCGTCTCGACGTTGGCGGTGGCGACGAGGTAGCCGGTGCCCACGTCCTGAAGCAACCCGCTGCCCGCCCCGTAGGTGTAGCCCTTGTCCTCGCGCAGGTTCTGCTGGAGACGGCTGGTGAAGCTCCCGCCCAGCAGGGTGTTCAGGCTCCTCAGGGCGTTGCTGCGCGCGTCCTCGGCGGGCGGCGCGGGCATCAGGAAGCGCACGACCGTCTGGGGGGCGCCGGGCTTGTCCACCACCAGGACCCGCAGCGCCCGGTTGGCGGGGGCGGGAGGAGTCGGCGAGGTGTACGCCGCGCCCGTGTTTCGCCACGTGCCGAGGGCCTGTTCGAGGCGGGAGCGGAACTCCTCGGGCCTGAGGCTGCCCGCCGCGAAGATCGCCGCGTTCTGGGGCTGGAAGAGCCGGGCGTGCAGGGCCTTCACGTCCGCCAGCCGCAGGTTGCGGACCGTGGCCGCGTAACCGCTCAGGGGCCGCCCGTAGGGGTGGTTTTGCCCGAAGAACTCGCGCTGGGAGACGATGCTCGCCACGGTGCCCGCGTTGTCGCGCGCGCGCTCCAGGGCCTGCACGTCCACCCGCTGCACCCGCGCGAACTCGGCCTCGTCGAAGCGGGGGCGAGTCAGGGCGTCCGCGTACAGCCGCAGGGCGGGAGAGAGGTTCTCGGCGGTCACCGACAGGCTCGCGGTGGTGAAGCGGCGTGCCGCCCCCGCCCCGAACTGTGCCCCGAGTTCGTCGAGCGCGCTCTGGAAGCCCCGCGCGTCGAGGTTCCCCGCGCCCTCGTCGAGCATGTCCGCGAGCATCGAGGCGCGGCCCGCCGTCTGGGGCGTGTCGAGTTCGCTCCCGCCGCGCACGACCGTCTGAAGGCTCACCAGCGGCACCGCCGCGCGCTGCCAGTACTGCACCCGGATGCCGTTGGAGAGGGTGAACTCGGTGGGGGCGGGCGGCGTGAAGGCCCGCTGCGGAAAGTCCGCCGGGCGCTGGTCGCGCGGGTTGGGGCCGCTCCGGGGAGTCTGGGGCGCCGTCGGCGCGGCCTGGGGCACCTGGGCCTGGGTCGGAGCTTGGGGAGGCTGGGCCGCGGCTTGGGTCGTCTGCGTCTGGGCGCCCGGCTGCGCCTGAGCCTGGGTCTGGGGGACCACCCGCAGGATCACGCGGTTTTGCGGGGTGAGGACCCGGGCCGCGGTCGCCCGCACGCCCTCCGGGGTCGCGTTGCGGTAACGGTCGAGGTCACGCTTGAAGCCGTCCGGCTGCCCGAAGTAGTAGGCGTAGGCGTTCAGCGAGTCCGCCTTGTCCTCCACCGATTGCAGGGAACTCAGCGTGGCGAACTCGTACTTCTCGACCTGCCGCCTCAGCTCGGCGGCGTCCACGGGCCGCGCGCTGAAGTCGCGCAGCACCCCGTCGATGGCGGCCTCCAGCTCGTCCTGGCTCTTGCCGGGCGCGAGCGTCGCGTCGATCACGAAGACCGACCCGAGCTGTTGCGACTGCTGGTAGGCGCTCACGTCCGACGCCAGCCCCGTCTCCACCACCAGTTTCTGGTACAGGCGGCTCGTCACGCCGTCCGAGAGGAGCAGCGACGCGAGGTCGAGTTCCGCGTCGCCGGGTCCCAGGAGCGCCGGGCTGTGCCACGCCATGACGGTCTTCGCGGCCTGCACCCGGTCGTTCAGGGTAGTGCGCTTTACCCCCTGGAAATTGACGGGCGGCACGGGCTTGCGGGTCACCGCCCTCCCGCCCGGCAGGTCCCCGAAGAGCCGCGCGATCAGCGGTTTCACCACCGCCGGGTCGAAGTCGCCCGCCACCACCAGCGAGGCGTTGCTCGGCACGTAGTAGGTCTGGAAAAAACTCTTCACGTCGTCCACCGTGGCCGCGTCGATGTCCTCGGTGGTCCCGATGGGAATTTGGTAGTACGGGTGGTTCGCGGGGTAGAGCAGGCGGCTCAGCGTCTCGGGGACGAGGCCGTAGGGGGAGTTCTCGTAGCGCTGGCGGCGCTCGTTTTTCACCACGTCGCGCTGGAGGCCCAGCTTCTCCTGGGTCATGCTCGCGCCGAGGGCCTCCATCCGGTCGGCCTCCAGCCACAGCAGGGTGGGCAGGAAGGAACTCGGGCCGCTGGAGTAGTAGTTCGTGCGGTCGCGCGAGGTGCTCGCGTTGTTGCTGCCGCCGCCCGACTCCATGATCGTGTCGAAATTGGGCGCCCGCCTCGTCCCCATGAACATCAGGTGCTCGAAGAGGTGCGCGAAGCCCGAGCGGCCCGCCACCTCGTCCTTGCTGCCCACCCGGTACCAGACGTTCACCGCCGTCACCGGCAGGGTCTTGTCGACGTGCAGCACCACGTTCAGGCCGTTGGGCAGCCGGTACTGCTCGGCGGCGACACTCTGCGCCGCGCCGAGGGAGAGGGTGGAGAGGAGCAGGAGCGACGCCAGCGAGCGTTTCTTCATCTCGAACCTCCGGGAGTCGGGCGAACGTGCGGGAAGGTCAGGTCCTCCGCGCCGGGACGCGCCCGTCGTGAACGGGTGGGTATTCCGGGAGTATAGGACGCCCTGGAGGTGGAGTCCTCTGGGCACGGCGGCTCAGCTCACCATGTCGGCGGTTTGGGAAGACCTGGGCGAGGGCGAAAAGGGGCGGAACCCTTCCTGGGGCATCTGAGACAACAACGGAGTCATGCTGACTTGCAAAGCTGCACCACAGAGCAAAGCGAAGCAGCTAGTCTTCCTTGCCGGGGACCCTTCGCTTTTCTCCGGGTGATGATTTGTTCGTCAATCGCTCCAAATCTCGGTCAAGGCAAGAAACGCGCCTCCTCGGGATGAAGGGGCGCGCCTCCCGCCCTGATGGTCTACAGGCTCTCGCCCACGACCCGTTGCATAACCGCCCGCACGGCGTCGAGTTCGTCCTTGTTGATCGCGTGCCCCAGGCCCGGATAGACGCGGGCGTCCACCTCCGCCCCCTGACCCCGCAGGTGCTCGGCGCTCTCCTGGAAGCGGGTGAGGGGGATGTGCGCGTCGTCGGGCGCGACCCCCATGAAGACGGGCGTGCCGCCGAGGTCGCCCCGCTGGTCCAGCGTGATCAGCCCGCCGCTGAGGGCCACCACGCCGCCCAGCCGCCTCCCCGCCCGGCTGGCGTACTCCAGCGCCAGGCACGCGCCCTGCGAGAAGCCGCCCAGCACGACGTTGCGGGGAGGGATGCCGCGTGCCTCCAACTCGCCCAGCACCCCGTCCACCGTGGCGAGGGCGCGGTCCAGGTGCGGTTGATTGCGCTCCACGGGCGCGAGGAAGGAGAGGGGATACCACGTGTTCCCCTCCGCCTGCGGGGCGAGGTAGGCGTAGGCGCTGAGGTTGAGTTCATCCGCGAGCGTCAGGATGTCGGGCGCCGTCCCGCCCCGCCCGTGGAGGAGCACCATCGCCACCCGCGCTTCCTCCAGTGGGCGGCCCGCCGTGTAGACCTGCACGCCGTCCACCTCGGGCGCCGGTTGTGGAGTAGCTCCCAGGTCCCGCGTGCCGATGGTGACCCCGTACTCGCGGCTGACGATCTTCGGGACGTGCGCCTCAATGGTCGCGCGCCGGGGCTCGAACCACGCGGGGAGCTTGAGGTGCCTGCCGAGTTCCTCCACGGGCTCGTCGTCCGGGAAGCCGGGGGCGTCGGTGGCGATCTCGAAAAGCACGCCGTTCGGCTCGCGGAAGTAGATCGAGTGGAAATACTGGCGGTCCTGCACGGGGGTGGGGCGGTACTCGGCCTGGGTCAGCCCCGCGAGGTACGCCTCCTGCTCGGCGTCGTTCCGGGTCCGCAGCGCGACGTGGTGGATGCTGCCCGCGCCGAAGTTCCCCCGCCCCTTCCCGGGCCGCTCCACCACGTCCACGAAGAGGCCCACGCCCTCCCCGCTGCCCCGGAAACGGGTCCGGGTCCCCTCCGCGTCGGGCTCGCTCCCCGCCTCGCTGAAGCCGAGCTGCCCCACGAGGAGGTCGCGCACCGCCCCCGTGTCCGCGACCCAGGCGGTGACGGAGTGAAACCCCCGCAGGGCGTGCTCCCCGGGAACGGGGCTCGCGGGCCAGGGCTGCACGGGCTGGCCGTCCTCGAAGATCAGCTCCACCCAGGTCCCGTCCGGGTCCTCGAAGGTGAGCACCGTCTCGCCGAAGCGCGTGCCCTGGCGCGGGTCGAAGCCGTGTTCCCGTAGGCGGCCTCGCCAATAGTCCAGACTCTCCCGGGGGGCACTGTACGCCGTCGCCACGACCTCGCCGTTGCCCCGCGTGCCCCTCTTGGCGCCCGGCCAGGGGAAGTGGGTCATGATCGTGCCCGGCTGCCCGGTGAGGTCGCCGTAGTAGAAGTGGTAGGTGCCGGGGTCGTCGAAGTTGACCGTCACCTTCACGAGCCGCTGCCCCAGCGTCTGCGAGTAGAAGTCGATATTGCGCTGCGGGTCCTGCGCCATCACCGTGACGTGGTGCAGGCCCTGCACGGGCGTCGTGCCGGGAATACGGGGAGTCGGAGAAGTCATGTCACTAAGGTATCTCAACGTTAAACGATCTGGTGTGAATTCGGCCAACGCAGTTATCCGTCGACCCGGGCGCGGCCCCGGAAAGTGAGCCGCTCCTCCTCGCGTTCGCGCTCCCTCTCGCCGACGGCCAGGCCGAGCTTGCGGGTGAGGGCGGCAAGCTCGGCCATCTCGGCGGGGTCGAGGACGCCGAAGGCGGCGCGGATGCCGCGCACGTGGGCGGGAAGCACGCGCGCCACGAGCGCCTCGCCCGCGTCGGTGAGGAAGACGTTCATGACGCGGCGGTCCTGGGCGTCGCGTTCCCGGCGCACCAGCCCGTCGCGCTCCAGGTTGTCGATCACCATCGTGAGGTTGCCGCTGGAGCGCAGGATCTTGTCGGCGAGCTGGCGTTGGCTCAGCGGCCCGAGGTGGTAGAGCGCCTCGATCACCCCGAACTGGCTGATCGTCAGGCCGTGGTCGCCCAGGTGGCGGTTGGCGGCGACCTCGACGGCGTGCGCCGCGCGCCAGAGTTTGATGTACGCGTCCAGCGCGGCGCGCTCCTCGGCCGAGCCGGAGTAACGGGTGGGCATGAGTCTATGGTCGGTGCCCCGGGGAGGGAAATCAAGCGTCCGGGGGCGAGCTTTTCGCTCATCGTCCAGACGAGCTGGTCTGGACGCCCCCTGCCTCAGCTCCGCCTGCCCGCCCGGTATTCCTCGGTCGCCAGCCGGATACACGCCGCGACCCCCTGCATCGCCGTGAAGACCTCTTCCACAGGCGGGCGGGTCGGCGCGAGGCGGATGTTGCGCCCCGTCGGGTCCTGCCCCCCCGGATACGTCGCCCCGGCGGGCGTGAGGCTGACCCCCGCCTCACCCGCGAGCTGCACCACCCGCGCCGCCACCGGCTCCGCCGTGTCCAGGCTGATGAAGTAGCCGCCCCTCGGCAGGGTCCAGGTCGCGTACTCGCCGTTCCCGCCCAGTTCCGCCCGCAAGGTCTCGTCCACCGCCCGGAACTTGGGGGAGATCAGCCGGGCGTGGGCCTGCATCAGCCCCTCCAGGCCACCGGGATAGCCTTCTAGGAAGCGGACGTGCCGCGCCTGCTCCAGCTTGTTGGGGCCGATGCTCTGGGCGCCGAGATATTTGGAGAGCCACTTGATGTTGTCCTCGCTGCTCGCCACGAAGCCCAGCCCCGCCCCCGCGAAGGTCACCTTGCTCGTGCTGGCGAAGACGAAAGCCCGGTCGGGGTAGCCCGCGTCCCGGGCGAGCACCACGAAATTCACGGGCTCGTCGCGGTCCTCCCCGAGGTGGTGCACCCGGTAGGCGTCGTCCGCGAAGATCGTGAAATCGGGGGCCGCCGCCTTCACCCCGGCCAGGCGCCGCGCCTTTTCCAAGCTGATCGACTCGCCGCCCGGATTGGAGTAGGTCGGCACGAACAGCACGCCCTTGACGGAAGGGTCCGCCGCCGCGAGGCGTTCGATGGCCTCCACGTCGGGACCGTCGGGCTGCATGGGGACGGTGAGCAGCGTAAAGCCCAGCGTCTGGAGCAGCAGGAAGTGACGGTCGTAGCCGGGGACGGTCACGATCATCTTGGGGCTCTGCGTGAACCACGGCCCGGTGCTGTTCCGCACCCCGTGCAGTTGGGCGAAGGAGAGGACCAGTCCCTGCAATTCCAGGCTGGAGTTGTTCCAGACGACGACGTTTTCCGCCTTCACGTCGAGGAAGTGGGCGAACATCGCCCGTGCGGAGGGCAGGCCCGCCGTGCCGCCCGCGGAGTAGTTGCGCAGGTCCTGGCCGTCCATCTTCAGGTCGCCCTCGCCGAGGACGGTGAGCAGGCCGTTGGAGAGGTCGAAGTCGGCGTCGGAGGGCTGGCCGCGCTGCATGTTGAGCCCCAGGCCGCGCGCCTTGAAGGCGTCGTAGGCCGCCTGGGCCGCCGTCAGGGCGTCGCTCGGTTGCCCGGAGCTGGGTTGCACCGTGTCGGTCGTCATGCCCCCACGTTACCCGCGCCGCCCCCACCGGGGGAGGGGGGTTGGTTAGCGGGGCGAGGCGAGGGGGGGCGCTGCTACACTGCCTGCGTCCGCTTGAACGCGGTCCTTTCAAATTCCCGCCTTTGATCCCGTCCCTTTCCGGCATCACCCAACAGGAGAACCCACCATGCAGTACGTCGTTTCCCGCCCCCGCGTGGGCGTGTTCATCGATACCCAGAACCTCTACCACTCGGCGCGCGACCTCGTGGAGCGCACGGTCAACTTCGAGACGATCCTGCGCTCGGCCACCGGGGGGCGCGAACTCGTCCACGCCATCGCCTACACGGTCGAGCGCGAGGGCGAGGCGACCGCGCGGCCCTTCATCTACAAGCTCAGCGCGCTGGGGTACAAGGTGCGCCGGATGAACCTCACCCTGCACCACGTCACCGAGGGCGGGCGGGCGATCTACGAGGGCAACTGGGACATGGGCATCGTGGCCGACATGGTGCGGCTGATCGACCACCTCGACGTGGCCGTGCTCGGGAGCGGCGACGGCGACTTCACCGACATCGTGGAGGTGCTTCAGGAGCGCGGCAAGCGGGTGGAGGTCATCGCCTTCCGCGAGCACACCGCCCAGAAGCTGATCGACGCCGCCGACCGCTTCACCCACCTCCCCGACCTCGAAGACGCCCTGATGCCCGCCCGCCAGAAGGCCGAGAAGGTCGCCCGCCCCGAGGAATGAGCGCCGCAGGATGACCGAGCCCGCCCCCACCGACGCGGACGCCGTGCTCGCCCGCCTCGCCTTCGACCTGCCCCCGGAGCGCATCGCCCAGACGGGGGCCGAACCCCGCGACGCCTCCCGCCTGATGGTGGTGGGAGAGAGGATCGAGCATCTTCTTTTCCGCGACCTGCCGGACCTCCTGCGCCCCGGCGACGTGCTCGTCTTCAATGAGAGCCGCGTCATCCCGGCCCGCGTTATGGCCCGCAAGCCCGTCGTCAACGGCTTCGGCGGCGGTCAGGTCGAGGTGTTGCTGCTCAGGGAAGAGGAGGCGAACGTCTGGTCGGCCTACCTCAAACCCGCTAAAAGGGCCGGGAAGGAGCTGTGGCTGGGCGAGCACCAGGCGGAGGTCGTCGGCGTCCTGGAGGACGGCGCCCGTCTCCTCCGCTTCGACCACGATCTCAAACCGCACCTGGACGAGATCGGGCGGCTGCCGTTGCCCCCCTACATCGACGCAGGGGACAGCGACGAGCGGTGGCGCGAGCGGTATCAGACGGTGTACGCCCGCGAGCCCGGCAGCGTCGCCGCGCCGACGGCGGGATTGCACTTCACGCCCGAACTCCTGGCGCGACTGGACGAGATGGGCGTCGAGCGGCATACCCTCACCCTGCACGTCGGCGCGGGCACCTTCCGGCCCATCACGGGCAGTGTGGCCGAACACGTGATGCACGCCGAGCGGTACGCCATCGGCGAGGGGACGGCGCGGGCGATCAACGCCGCGAAGACGGAGGGCCGCCGCGTCGTCGCCGTGGGCACCACGACCGTCCGTGCCCTGGAGAGCAGCGCGCAGGGGGACGGCACTGTCAACCCCGGCGAGGGCGACACCCGCATCTTCATCACGCCGGGAACGCCCGTGCGGGTGCCCGACCTGTTGATCACCAACCTGCACCTGCCCGGCAGCACCCTGATGTTGCTGGTGGCGGCCTTCGCGGGCGAGGCGCGGATCAAGGCCGCCTACGACGCGGCGCTCTCGGAGGGGTACAGGTTCTACTCGCTGGGGGACGCGATGCTGCTGGAGAGGTCAGTGGGGAGTGGGCAGTGGTAAGTGGGCAGGAGGGCCAAGGCTCAGGTTGGAGCTGTCCTTTTCCACTGACCACTCCCTACGAACCACTCACCTCCCGCGTCAGCGTCACCGTCGCCCCCTCCCGCACGAAGCCCAGCCGCGCGTTGACCGCGAGCATGGGCGCGTTGACGCTGTGGTTGCTCGTGCGCGAGTGGGTAAAACCGCGTTCGAGTGCCGCACGGGCGGCAGCGAGCTTGAGGGCGGAGGCGAGGCCGCGCCCCCGCCATGCGGGCAGCACCCCCGTCAGCCCGTTGTGAAGGGTGCCGGGTCGGGTGGGGATGGGCAGGTGCAGCTCGCTCAGGCCCACCCACTCGCCCTCCGGCGCGACGGCAATGAACAGGCCCGCCGGGTTGACGCGGCCCGCCGCCCGGCGCTGCCAGAGTTCGAAGGGCCACACGCTGACGGGCGTGGTGCTCGGCACGTCGCGCAGCAGGGCGGCGATGAGCGTGTAGAGGCGGCGTTGCTGGGCTTCGTCGAAGTCGCCCAGCTCGCTCAGGGGCCGGATGCGGACGCCTGCCGCTCGCGCGCCTTCCCCGTACCGGGCGAGACCGGCGAAGTCGAGCGTCCGCAGGTCGAGGGTGCTCGGCCACATGCGGTCATGTTCGGCGTAGCCGCGCGCTTCCAGAAAAGGCCTCTCCCACCAGTTCTCGCGCACGCGGGAGACGAGGGTGTGTGCCCCCTGACCGAGGGCCGCCGTCTCCGCGTGGGTGAGCAGGGCTTCGGCGAGGGGACCGCCCGCTCGCTCCGGCACCGCCCGCACAGTCACCTCCAGCCAGCCGGGGTGGCCGTCCATCCGGGGCACGCCCGTCTCGGCGAGGCCCACGATCTCGTCTCCGGCCAGGGCCAGGGTCCGCCGGTGGAACTCGCCCTCTACCCGGCCCGCGTCCTGCCGCTCCAGGTCCTCGGGGGCGACGGGCGACTCGGGGTGCGCGGCG includes:
- a CDS encoding SDR family oxidoreductase, whose protein sequence is MTQNDSGAAAKSAFVTGASKGIGLAVARALAEAGYGVTLTSRKADEVEAAARGIGKGARGVVCDVRDPQALQREVDAHVEAFGGLDVLFVNAGVGHFANVADLSIEQWQDVIDTNLSGAFYTVKAAIPALKRRGGYIFTLSSLAGRNPFAGGGAYNASKFGLNGLSEVLTLDLRGHDIKVTQIMPGSVATHFAGHTPSEADAWKIQPEDIAQLTLDLLEMPARTLPSRVEVRPSRPPQK
- a CDS encoding M16 family metallopeptidase; protein product: MKKRSLASLLLLSTLSLGAAQSVAAEQYRLPNGLNVVLHVDKTLPVTAVNVWYRVGSKDEVAGRSGFAHLFEHLMFMGTRRAPNFDTIMESGGGSNNASTSRDRTNYYSSGPSSFLPTLLWLEADRMEALGASMTQEKLGLQRDVVKNERRQRYENSPYGLVPETLSRLLYPANHPYYQIPIGTTEDIDAATVDDVKSFFQTYYVPSNASLVVAGDFDPAVVKPLIARLFGDLPGGRAVTRKPVPPVNFQGVKRTTLNDRVQAAKTVMAWHSPALLGPGDAELDLASLLLSDGVTSRLYQKLVVETGLASDVSAYQQSQQLGSVFVIDATLAPGKSQDELEAAIDGVLRDFSARPVDAAELRRQVEKYEFATLSSLQSVEDKADSLNAYAYYFGQPDGFKRDLDRYRNATPEGVRATAARVLTPQNRVILRVVPQTQAQAQPGAQTQTTQAAAQPPQAPTQAQVPQAAPTAPQTPRSGPNPRDQRPADFPQRAFTPPAPTEFTLSNGIRVQYWQRAAVPLVSLQTVVRGGSELDTPQTAGRASMLADMLDEGAGNLDARGFQSALDELGAQFGAGAARRFTTASLSVTAENLSPALRLYADALTRPRFDEAEFARVQRVDVQALERARDNAGTVASIVSQREFFGQNHPYGRPLSGYAATVRNLRLADVKALHARLFQPQNAAIFAAGSLRPEEFRSRLEQALGTWRNTGAAYTSPTPPAPANRALRVLVVDKPGAPQTVVRFLMPAPPAEDARSNALRSLNTLLGGSFTSRLQQNLREDKGYTYGAGSGLLQDVGTGYLVATANVETGVTGPAVREFLNEFARLRRGDVTADEAAKTAATRRADTVASLGTLEGLVGTAAGLYTQGKPFSALGQELEQLSRFGTADLNRLAPAALPYEQGVLVLVGDRAKIVPQLQGLNLPAPVEVKFD
- a CDS encoding VOC family protein, with the protein product MTSPTPRIPGTTPVQGLHHVTVMAQDPQRNIDFYSQTLGQRLVKVTVNFDDPGTYHFYYGDLTGQPGTIMTHFPWPGAKRGTRGNGEVVATAYSAPRESLDYWRGRLREHGFDPRQGTRFGETVLTFEDPDGTWVELIFEDGQPVQPWPASPVPGEHALRGFHSVTAWVADTGAVRDLLVGQLGFSEAGSEPDAEGTRTRFRGSGEGVGLFVDVVERPGKGRGNFGAGSIHHVALRTRNDAEQEAYLAGLTQAEYRPTPVQDRQYFHSIYFREPNGVLFEIATDAPGFPDDEPVEELGRHLKLPAWFEPRRATIEAHVPKIVSREYGVTIGTRDLGATPQPAPEVDGVQVYTAGRPLEEARVAMVLLHGRGGTAPDILTLADELNLSAYAYLAPQAEGNTWYPLSFLAPVERNQPHLDRALATVDGVLGELEARGIPPRNVVLGGFSQGACLALEYASRAGRRLGGVVALSGGLITLDQRGDLGGTPVFMGVAPDDAHIPLTRFQESAEHLRGQGAEVDARVYPGLGHAINKDELDAVRAVMQRVVGESL
- a CDS encoding MarR family winged helix-turn-helix transcriptional regulator; the encoded protein is MPTRYSGSAEERAALDAYIKLWRAAHAVEVAANRHLGDHGLTISQFGVIEALYHLGPLSQRQLADKILRSSGNLTMVIDNLERDGLVRRERDAQDRRVMNVFLTDAGEALVARVLPAHVRGIRAAFGVLDPAEMAELAALTRKLGLAVGEREREREEERLTFRGRARVDG
- a CDS encoding aminopeptidase, encoding MTTDTVQPSSGQPSDALTAAQAAYDAFKARGLGLNMQRGQPSDADFDLSNGLLTVLGEGDLKMDGQDLRNYSAGGTAGLPSARAMFAHFLDVKAENVVVWNNSSLELQGLVLSFAQLHGVRNSTGPWFTQSPKMIVTVPGYDRHFLLLQTLGFTLLTVPMQPDGPDVEAIERLAAADPSVKGVLFVPTYSNPGGESISLEKARRLAGVKAAAPDFTIFADDAYRVHHLGEDRDEPVNFVVLARDAGYPDRAFVFASTSKVTFAGAGLGFVASSEDNIKWLSKYLGAQSIGPNKLEQARHVRFLEGYPGGLEGLMQAHARLISPKFRAVDETLRAELGGNGEYATWTLPRGGYFISLDTAEPVAARVVQLAGEAGVSLTPAGATYPGGQDPTGRNIRLAPTRPPVEEVFTAMQGVAACIRLATEEYRAGRRS
- a CDS encoding NYN domain-containing protein, translated to MQYVVSRPRVGVFIDTQNLYHSARDLVERTVNFETILRSATGGRELVHAIAYTVEREGEATARPFIYKLSALGYKVRRMNLTLHHVTEGGRAIYEGNWDMGIVADMVRLIDHLDVAVLGSGDGDFTDIVEVLQERGKRVEVIAFREHTAQKLIDAADRFTHLPDLEDALMPARQKAEKVARPEE
- the queA gene encoding tRNA preQ1(34) S-adenosylmethionine ribosyltransferase-isomerase QueA; translated protein: MTEPAPTDADAVLARLAFDLPPERIAQTGAEPRDASRLMVVGERIEHLLFRDLPDLLRPGDVLVFNESRVIPARVMARKPVVNGFGGGQVEVLLLREEEANVWSAYLKPAKRAGKELWLGEHQAEVVGVLEDGARLLRFDHDLKPHLDEIGRLPLPPYIDAGDSDERWRERYQTVYAREPGSVAAPTAGLHFTPELLARLDEMGVERHTLTLHVGAGTFRPITGSVAEHVMHAERYAIGEGTARAINAAKTEGRRVVAVGTTTVRALESSAQGDGTVNPGEGDTRIFITPGTPVRVPDLLITNLHLPGSTLMLLVAAFAGEARIKAAYDAALSEGYRFYSLGDAMLLERSVGSGQW
- a CDS encoding GNAT family N-acetyltransferase; amino-acid sequence: MLDFRMDAPSPVETSPPLPPGVTLRPATPADTVRVAAFLTAAHPESPVAPEDLERQDAGRVEGEFHRRTLALAGDEIVGLAETGVPRMDGHPGWLEVTVRAVPERAGGPLAEALLTHAETAALGQGAHTLVSRVRENWWERPFLEARGYAEHDRMWPSTLDLRTLDFAGLARYGEGARAAGVRIRPLSELGDFDEAQQRRLYTLIAALLRDVPSTTPVSVWPFELWQRRAAGRVNPAGLFIAVAPEGEWVGLSELHLPIPTRPGTLHNGLTGVLPAWRGRGLASALKLAAARAALERGFTHSRTSNHSVNAPMLAVNARLGFVREGATVTLTREVSGS